In one Nitrospira sp. CR1.1 genomic region, the following are encoded:
- a CDS encoding PAS domain S-box protein, which yields MASSQLLPGPHPSSASASGPIDSARETSLALQRVALLYQAMPAALIAGLGCAVALIFVNWNILPHDRLLAWLAYHLLLSIGRYGLARSFTRTSPTQATIRWWDRAFLTGTLLAGLGWGATALILFSESSPSQQVFLAFVLAGVCAGASSTLAARFDAFLSFSVPTLAPLILRFFLLNHEQALPMAMCTLLFSLLMVYTAYRTSNNVLETLQLKYHNAQLVDQLSSQLEEGEQTALLLNVHTEHYRFIMEYAQDIIYRTDRNGRFTFINPAVVRLLGYHETDVLGHPALDFVHPNFRRRAENFYLRQFLRKTPSTYYEFPLVTRTRQTLWVGQNVQLLLREQNVIGFQAVMRDISARKETEEALRFSQDRYRALFESSPEMLMTVDAKGTLLTVNATAAAELGYSAEWLIGQPISLLVHVDDREAVQQHFADCLERPGEVLRGEFRTIRNGGSPLWVREASRAVRNPTGQFDILIVCENVTERKGMEDALTHTRQLLESIVEHIPHMVFLKDARELRFVQFNQAGEQLIGLPREALLGKNDFDLFPREQAEFFTARDREVLTGGALLDIPAEPIQTKDRGLRWLHTRKLPLSDHTGVPRYLLGISEDITDQKQRQEIEQHRLGQLATQQTVLHKLAEDPAIHSGHPHQAFPVMTEHAAGAFVVERASIWLFDQTQSSLILQDLFEVTPKRHSHGTILSIKEYRAYLRALETEPYSLAAHAARTDPRTSELTASYLAPLGIESMLDAPIRRHGRVVGVLCLEHVGPPKMWTSEEKAFAASLAAMATLTLEAADRRQAQEALEQHVRERTGELRRMTAHLQTIIEESPLAMIELDHAGHVTTWNAAAASLFGWTRDEVLGQELPYVPPGQERESDALWDSVMSGGAPHGLELHRKRKDGSLIDVHMWGTLLQGGGQTTGSIGFFIDVTEHKQLEEQLRQAHKMEGIGRLAGGVAHDFNNLLTVINGCATLVLEQVRAEDPLRRLLTEILTAGQRAAALTKQLLAFSRRQVLTFQVFDLNEALSSISSMIERLIGEDITLVRNLTTQPCIIRADRGQIDQVVLNLAVNAKDAMPQGGMLTMATRTLTLAADTPVPHPSMLPGRYAHLSVHDSGEGMDQTTLSHIFEPFFTTKEEGRGTGLGLATVYGIVKQSQGFIFADSLPGEGATFDIYFPLAQAPPLTAGPPTPTQPHCGCETILLVEDQQAVRMLLTNALSDYGYTLLEASSGQEALRLAAAAKTPIDILLTDVVMPQMTGPTLAERLRQHSPHLRVLFMSGYAEGSVLPTFLAEPGTGFIQKPFLPTELARKLRELLDTLT from the coding sequence ATGGCGTCCTCGCAACTGTTGCCGGGCCCCCACCCTTCTTCGGCCTCCGCTTCCGGACCGATCGATTCAGCCAGAGAGACCAGCCTGGCGTTGCAGCGAGTCGCCCTGCTCTATCAGGCCATGCCCGCGGCGCTCATTGCCGGCCTCGGGTGCGCCGTTGCACTGATCTTCGTCAACTGGAACATACTCCCACACGACCGGCTCCTCGCCTGGCTGGCGTATCATCTGCTGCTGTCGATCGGTCGATATGGGCTGGCGCGATCATTCACCCGCACCTCGCCCACGCAGGCTACGATTCGCTGGTGGGACCGAGCTTTTTTGACGGGAACGTTGCTGGCCGGACTCGGCTGGGGCGCCACAGCCCTCATACTGTTCTCCGAATCGTCACCTTCACAGCAAGTGTTCTTAGCGTTCGTGCTGGCAGGCGTGTGTGCGGGCGCCTCCTCCACGCTGGCGGCGCGATTCGACGCGTTTCTGTCCTTTTCCGTTCCAACCCTCGCGCCGCTGATCCTCCGCTTCTTTTTGCTCAACCATGAGCAAGCCCTGCCTATGGCCATGTGCACGCTGCTGTTTTCCCTCCTTATGGTCTATACGGCATACCGCACGTCCAACAACGTTCTGGAAACCCTCCAACTGAAATATCACAACGCGCAATTGGTGGATCAGCTCTCCTCGCAATTGGAAGAGGGCGAGCAGACAGCGCTGTTGTTGAACGTGCATACCGAGCACTACCGATTCATCATGGAGTATGCGCAGGACATCATTTACCGAACCGACCGGAACGGCCGGTTTACGTTCATCAATCCTGCCGTGGTCCGGCTCCTCGGGTACCATGAGACCGACGTGCTCGGCCATCCCGCGTTGGATTTCGTCCATCCGAATTTCCGCCGCCGCGCGGAGAATTTTTATCTCCGCCAGTTTCTCCGCAAGACTCCCAGCACCTATTATGAATTCCCGCTGGTGACCAGAACGCGCCAGACCCTGTGGGTGGGCCAAAACGTGCAATTGCTGCTCCGCGAGCAGAATGTCATCGGATTCCAAGCCGTGATGCGCGATATCTCGGCCCGAAAGGAAACCGAAGAGGCCTTACGCTTCAGCCAGGATCGATACCGCGCGCTGTTCGAAAGCAGCCCCGAAATGCTCATGACCGTCGATGCAAAAGGAACCTTGCTCACGGTGAATGCCACCGCCGCTGCGGAGTTGGGCTATAGCGCCGAATGGCTGATCGGCCAACCCATCTCATTGCTCGTGCACGTCGACGACCGCGAAGCCGTGCAACAACATTTCGCAGACTGTCTGGAACGACCGGGAGAGGTCCTCCGCGGAGAGTTCCGAACGATCCGCAACGGGGGCAGCCCTCTGTGGGTGCGGGAAGCCTCTAGGGCTGTCCGCAATCCCACCGGGCAGTTCGACATCCTGATCGTGTGCGAGAACGTCACCGAACGGAAAGGCATGGAAGACGCCTTGACCCACACGCGTCAACTCCTGGAGTCCATCGTAGAGCACATTCCCCACATGGTCTTCCTGAAGGATGCCCGCGAGTTGCGCTTCGTGCAGTTCAATCAAGCCGGCGAACAACTCATCGGCTTACCCCGGGAAGCGCTCCTGGGGAAAAATGACTTCGACCTCTTCCCTCGTGAACAGGCGGAATTCTTTACCGCGAGGGATCGGGAGGTGCTGACCGGCGGAGCACTTTTGGACATTCCAGCCGAACCGATTCAGACCAAGGATCGTGGCTTACGGTGGCTTCATACCAGGAAGCTTCCACTCTCTGATCACACTGGTGTGCCCCGGTACCTTCTCGGCATTTCGGAAGACATCACGGATCAGAAGCAGCGACAGGAAATCGAACAACACCGGTTGGGGCAACTGGCGACACAACAGACCGTCCTGCATAAACTGGCAGAAGATCCGGCCATTCACAGCGGACACCCCCACCAGGCGTTTCCGGTGATGACCGAACATGCAGCCGGCGCCTTCGTGGTCGAACGAGCAAGCATATGGCTCTTTGACCAGACCCAATCCTCTCTGATCTTGCAAGACTTGTTCGAAGTTACCCCCAAACGGCATAGCCACGGAACCATACTATCCATCAAAGAATATCGAGCCTACCTCCGCGCCCTCGAAACTGAGCCCTATTCCCTAGCCGCCCATGCCGCCCGGACTGATCCGCGCACCAGCGAACTGACTGCGTCATACCTGGCCCCCCTAGGCATAGAATCCATGCTCGATGCACCGATTCGCCGCCATGGACGCGTCGTGGGAGTCTTGTGCCTCGAGCATGTCGGTCCACCCAAGATGTGGACCAGCGAGGAAAAGGCCTTCGCCGCCTCGCTGGCCGCCATGGCCACCCTGACTCTGGAGGCCGCCGATCGCCGGCAGGCTCAAGAGGCGCTGGAGCAACACGTGCGCGAGCGGACCGGCGAATTGCGGCGTATGACTGCACATCTGCAGACCATTATCGAAGAGTCTCCCTTAGCGATGATCGAATTGGATCACGCGGGCCACGTCACGACCTGGAATGCCGCCGCCGCCTCGCTCTTCGGATGGACCAGAGACGAGGTCCTCGGACAGGAACTCCCGTATGTGCCGCCAGGACAAGAGCGGGAGTCTGATGCATTGTGGGACTCGGTCATGAGCGGGGGCGCGCCACACGGCCTGGAACTGCATAGAAAACGAAAAGACGGCAGCCTCATCGACGTCCACATGTGGGGTACACTGCTACAAGGCGGCGGTCAGACGACCGGGTCCATCGGATTCTTCATCGACGTGACCGAACACAAACAGCTGGAGGAGCAACTCCGGCAAGCACACAAGATGGAAGGGATCGGACGACTGGCCGGCGGCGTGGCCCACGATTTTAACAACCTGCTAACAGTCATTAATGGATGTGCCACGCTCGTTTTGGAACAGGTGCGGGCTGAAGATCCGTTGCGCCGCTTGTTGACTGAGATCCTGACCGCCGGTCAACGGGCGGCGGCACTGACCAAGCAACTCCTCGCCTTCAGTCGTCGGCAGGTCCTGACGTTTCAGGTCTTCGACCTCAATGAAGCACTTTCGTCGATCAGCTCCATGATCGAACGATTGATCGGCGAAGATATCACTCTCGTGAGGAACCTCACCACCCAACCCTGCATCATCCGCGCAGACCGGGGACAGATCGATCAGGTCGTGTTGAATCTGGCGGTGAATGCCAAGGACGCCATGCCCCAAGGAGGTATGTTGACCATGGCGACGCGAACCCTGACCCTTGCGGCAGATACGCCAGTACCCCATCCCTCGATGCTTCCGGGAAGGTATGCACATCTCTCAGTTCACGACTCCGGAGAGGGGATGGATCAGACCACTCTCTCACATATTTTCGAACCCTTCTTCACCACGAAGGAGGAGGGCAGAGGCACCGGCCTAGGGTTGGCCACAGTCTATGGAATCGTCAAACAAAGTCAGGGCTTCATCTTTGCCGACAGCCTCCCCGGCGAAGGCGCCACTTTCGACATATATTTCCCGTTGGCCCAGGCGCCGCCGCTGACTGCCGGACCACCCACTCCTACGCAACCCCACTGTGGTTGCGAAACCATCCTCTTGGTCGAAGATCAACAGGCCGTCCGAATGCTGCTCACGAATGCCCTCTCGGATTACGGCTATACCTTACTTGAAGCCTCTAGCGGGCAAGAGGCGCTCCGACTCGCTGCCGCCGCGAAGACTCCCATTGACATTCTGCTCACCGACGTCGTCATGCCGCAGATGACCGGCCCGACCCTAGCTGAACGCCTGCGCCAGCATTCGCCCCATCTCCGGGTGCTGTTTATGTCGGGCTATGCGGAGGGAAGTGTGCTGCCGACGTTCCTCGCTGAACCGGGCACCGGCTTCATTCAGAAGCCGTTCCTCCCTACGGAGCTCGCGCGGAAACTTCGTGAACTGCTCGATACCCTCACGTAG
- a CDS encoding HAD hydrolase-like protein, with amino-acid sequence MMLPHRSGQAPPAVDWTKIDDVLLDMDGTLLDRHFDNFFFEEELPRRYAVKHAMTFPEAQDRLMNMYRSVEGELAWTDLHYWTERVQIDVVAMHRELDHMIGFLPDAEAFLLSLRRLGKRVTILTNAHRAGVEVKTAKTGLHRQVDRIVDAFEVGWLKMRSEYWPTCRELVGFEPSRALYIDDDEQCLAAAEQFGIGRIFHRSKSSSQASPVPSARFHSIENFQSILPR; translated from the coding sequence GTGATGCTGCCTCACCGTTCAGGCCAGGCTCCTCCAGCCGTCGATTGGACCAAGATCGACGATGTCCTCCTCGATATGGACGGCACGCTGCTGGACCGTCATTTCGACAACTTTTTCTTCGAAGAAGAGCTGCCGAGACGGTATGCCGTCAAGCATGCGATGACGTTTCCTGAAGCGCAAGACCGGCTGATGAACATGTATCGCTCCGTGGAGGGCGAGCTCGCCTGGACGGATTTGCACTATTGGACGGAGCGGGTGCAGATCGATGTGGTGGCGATGCATCGCGAGCTCGACCACATGATCGGGTTTCTTCCTGACGCCGAAGCGTTTCTCCTCTCGTTGCGGCGGCTGGGAAAGCGCGTGACGATTCTCACGAATGCGCATCGGGCGGGAGTTGAGGTGAAAACCGCGAAGACCGGTCTGCACCGGCAGGTCGATCGGATCGTGGACGCCTTTGAGGTGGGATGGCTCAAGATGCGCTCGGAGTATTGGCCGACCTGTCGGGAACTGGTTGGATTTGAGCCGTCGCGGGCTCTCTACATCGACGACGATGAGCAATGTCTCGCGGCGGCTGAGCAATTCGGCATCGGCAGGATCTTTCATCGGTCGAAGTCGAGCTCTCAAGCCTCGCCGGTTCCTTCAGCAAGGTTTCACTCCATCGAAAACTTCCAGTCGATCCTGCCCCGGTAA
- the der gene encoding ribosome biogenesis GTPase Der, whose protein sequence is MLPSRAMSRTKPARGPVVPLFTLEGGRLPIIALVGRPNVGKSTLFNRILGTRAAIVDDVPGVTRDRNYADTSYRNRHFRLVDTGGLDPTAHEGMLSLIRQQSQLAIAEADILVLVLDARAGLTPPDEEVVATLRGSDKPVFYVINKVDTPKADPLVADFYRLGQEQLYPLSAEHGIGVAELLDDLFPHMVETPGEETLTAIPRIAIVGRPNVGKSTLVNSVLGEARVVVSNVPGTTRDPVDSIATFKDRQYVLTDTAGIRRRGRVERGIEGYSVARSLRAIGRSDIAVLLLDAEEGVTEQDTKIAGLVLKQGRACILIVNKWDLKADDVDAREAYKQDLERRFPFLAWAPVLFISALEQDFLRGLFALIDQVYFSFCKRVPTGALNQFFQGLLEKHPLPVRKGKPAKASKSAFVTQVATRPPAFALFVGHPDNMTPAYLRFLENQIRKEYHFSGTPIRLMTRKK, encoded by the coding sequence ATGCTACCGTCGCGAGCTATGTCGCGCACAAAACCTGCTCGTGGTCCCGTAGTCCCGCTCTTCACACTGGAAGGCGGTCGTCTGCCCATTATCGCCCTGGTGGGGCGGCCCAATGTGGGTAAATCGACCCTCTTCAATCGCATTCTCGGCACGCGAGCCGCCATCGTGGACGATGTGCCCGGTGTGACGAGAGATCGCAACTACGCCGATACCAGCTATCGCAACCGCCATTTCCGCCTGGTCGACACCGGCGGACTCGACCCCACGGCCCATGAAGGCATGTTGTCCTTAATCCGGCAACAATCCCAACTTGCAATTGCGGAAGCGGACATCCTGGTCCTGGTCCTCGACGCTCGAGCAGGCCTCACTCCGCCAGATGAAGAAGTGGTGGCGACGTTGCGCGGCTCTGACAAACCGGTATTTTATGTGATCAACAAGGTCGATACGCCGAAGGCCGATCCTCTGGTTGCCGACTTCTATCGCCTAGGGCAGGAGCAGCTGTATCCCCTCTCGGCCGAACATGGCATCGGCGTCGCCGAATTGCTCGACGACCTGTTTCCCCATATGGTCGAGACGCCGGGAGAAGAGACGCTCACGGCAATCCCGCGCATTGCCATCGTTGGGCGCCCAAACGTCGGGAAATCCACCCTGGTGAACTCAGTACTCGGTGAAGCGCGCGTGGTGGTCAGCAACGTGCCTGGAACCACCCGTGATCCGGTGGACTCGATTGCGACCTTCAAGGACCGGCAATATGTCCTGACCGACACGGCCGGCATCCGCCGCCGGGGACGTGTGGAGCGCGGGATCGAGGGCTACAGTGTGGCCCGCTCGCTCCGCGCGATCGGCCGTTCAGATATTGCGGTGCTTCTCCTCGACGCTGAAGAAGGCGTCACGGAACAAGATACCAAGATCGCCGGCCTGGTCCTCAAGCAGGGGCGGGCCTGCATCCTGATTGTGAACAAGTGGGACCTCAAGGCCGACGACGTCGATGCTCGAGAGGCCTACAAACAAGACCTTGAACGCCGCTTTCCTTTCCTCGCCTGGGCGCCGGTTCTCTTTATCTCAGCGCTGGAACAGGATTTCTTGCGCGGCCTGTTCGCCTTGATCGACCAGGTCTACTTTTCGTTTTGCAAACGTGTGCCCACCGGCGCACTGAACCAGTTTTTCCAGGGGCTGCTGGAAAAACATCCATTGCCGGTCAGAAAGGGAAAACCGGCCAAAGCGAGTAAATCGGCCTTTGTGACGCAAGTCGCGACACGCCCTCCGGCCTTTGCGCTATTTGTGGGGCACCCCGACAACATGACCCCGGCCTATCTCCGTTTTCTCGAGAATCAAATCCGGAAAGAATATCATTTTTCCGGCACACCCATTCGTTTGATGACTCGAAAAAAATAA